In Chloracidobacterium sp., the following proteins share a genomic window:
- the queA gene encoding tRNA preQ1(34) S-adenosylmethionine ribosyltransferase-isomerase QueA produces MRIEEFDFELPEGLIAQAALEDRAGSRMLVVDRAGGTFEDRRFREIGEYLREGDVLVVNNTRVFPARLFGHTRTGASVEVFLVRDVGGGVWETLARPGRRLAVGKKVIFDDGTAGEVVEKRDDGRVLVRFDGEVLETAERIGRTPLPPYIKRDAGEADRDRERYQTVYARERGSIAAPTAGLHFTPEVLDGVRDIGVTVAEITLHVGYGTFEPVRVEELSEHSVSPEVYEIDAATAEVLNAAQADGRRIVAVGTTATRALETNAARHGRFTEGVHEADLTIVPGHEFRAVDALLTNFHLPQSSLLVLVSTFGGHELIMRAYRHAVAAEYRFYSYGDCMLLI; encoded by the coding sequence ATGAGGATAGAGGAGTTTGATTTTGAGCTGCCCGAGGGGTTGATCGCGCAGGCGGCGTTGGAGGATCGCGCTGGTTCGCGAATGTTGGTGGTGGATCGGGCGGGCGGGACGTTTGAGGATCGGCGGTTTAGGGAGATCGGAGAGTATTTGCGCGAGGGCGACGTGTTGGTGGTGAACAACACGCGAGTGTTTCCGGCGAGGTTGTTTGGGCACACGCGCACGGGGGCATCGGTCGAGGTGTTTTTGGTTCGCGATGTGGGCGGCGGCGTCTGGGAGACGCTGGCGCGACCGGGGCGGCGGCTGGCGGTTGGAAAGAAGGTCATTTTTGACGACGGGACGGCGGGCGAGGTTGTTGAGAAGCGCGATGACGGGCGTGTCTTGGTGCGCTTTGATGGCGAAGTTCTAGAGACGGCCGAGCGGATCGGGCGGACGCCGCTGCCGCCGTATATCAAGCGTGATGCGGGCGAGGCAGATCGAGATCGCGAGCGGTATCAGACGGTTTACGCGCGTGAGCGAGGTTCGATCGCGGCACCGACTGCGGGGCTGCATTTCACGCCGGAAGTGCTCGATGGCGTGAGAGATATCGGCGTGACGGTTGCCGAGATCACGCTGCATGTTGGCTACGGAACGTTTGAGCCCGTGCGTGTTGAGGAATTGAGTGAGCACTCGGTCTCGCCCGAGGTCTATGAGATCGATGCGGCGACCGCCGAGGTGTTAAACGCGGCTCAGGCCGACGGGCGGCGGATCGTGGCGGTGGGCACGACGGCGACGCGGGCTTTGGAGACGAATGCCGCGCGGCACGGGCGGTTTACCGAGGGCGTTCACGAAGCGGACTTGACGATCGTGCCGGGGCATGAATTTCGCGCTGTCGACGCGCTGCTCACGAACTTTCATCTGCCACAGAGCTCGCTGCTGGTGCTGGTTTCTACTTTTGGCGGGCACGAACTTATAATGAGGGCTTACCGGCACGCAGTCGCGGCAGAATACAGATTCTATAGCTATGGCGATTGCATGCTCCTTATTTAG
- a CDS encoding DUF433 domain-containing protein: MDKNRIYNEKIRQVYGSDPREVPLYGLQETAKYLKVNIATLTSWVRGRTYRLDDGTEKFWEPAINLPDADKPLLSFFNLVEVHVLLGIRRIHNVRFPKVRTTLKYLEATFPDQRNPLATLEFWTDRFELFIKEAGDLICTSQRGQIVIEEAVRQYLHRIDRDVDLAPFRLYPFSSEILFSTDDKKRGPDILESQPKSIVIDPLISFGRPTLAGTGIPTNVIAGRFAAGEKTGPIARDYGIEEAQIKEALRYEGALQKAA, encoded by the coding sequence GTGGACAAAAACAGAATCTACAACGAAAAAATCAGACAAGTTTACGGTAGCGACCCGCGCGAGGTGCCGTTGTATGGATTGCAGGAGACGGCGAAGTATCTCAAGGTCAATATTGCGACCCTGACCTCTTGGGTGCGTGGGCGCACGTATCGACTGGACGACGGTACGGAGAAATTCTGGGAACCGGCGATAAACCTGCCCGATGCGGACAAGCCACTTTTGTCATTCTTTAACCTCGTAGAGGTTCATGTATTGCTCGGTATTCGGCGAATACATAACGTGCGGTTTCCAAAAGTGCGTACGACACTCAAGTATCTTGAAGCCACATTCCCCGATCAGAGGAATCCGCTCGCTACCTTAGAATTCTGGACCGACCGATTTGAGCTGTTCATCAAAGAGGCCGGTGACTTGATCTGCACGTCGCAGCGAGGTCAAATCGTTATCGAAGAGGCGGTAAGACAATATCTGCACCGGATCGACCGTGACGTCGATCTTGCACCTTTCCGTCTTTATCCTTTCTCATCCGAGATACTTTTCTCGACCGACGACAAGAAACGTGGCCCAGATATACTCGAGAGTCAGCCAAAGTCGATTGTCATCGACCCCCTTATCTCATTCGGAAGACCGACATTGGCGGGCACTGGTATCCCGACCAACGTGATCGCCGGACGATTTGCGGCCGGCGAAAAGACGGGGCCCATTGCCCGCGACTATGGCATCGAAGAAGCGCAGATCAAAGAAGCTCTCCGCTACGAAGGAGCTTTACAAAAAGCAGCTTGA
- a CDS encoding DUF262 domain-containing protein: MERTQSVQQLIQDIVDKKVVLPEFQRDFVWEITKTYDLFDSIVKDIFVGAILGCTDLDIAFVVPATEMEGILPELNTTDQYRERENYWHIFMREEDSGQYGIVLSKTGGFFNLNRFAMSLSD; encoded by the coding sequence ATGGAAAGAACTCAATCCGTTCAGCAGCTTATTCAGGATATCGTGGACAAGAAGGTTGTTCTCCCAGAATTTCAGCGGGATTTTGTCTGGGAGATCACTAAGACATACGATCTTTTTGACTCTATTGTTAAAGACATCTTTGTTGGAGCGATCCTCGGCTGCACGGATCTCGATATTGCTTTTGTAGTGCCCGCGACGGAAATGGAGGGCATCCTTCCGGAGTTAAATACAACAGATCAATATCGAGAACGGGAGAACTATTGGCACATATTCATGCGGGAGGAAGACTCAGGGCAATATGGAATTGTCCTGTCGAAGACTGGCGGTTTTTTCAACCTGAATAGATTTGCTATGAGCCTCTCAGATTGA
- a CDS encoding four helix bundle protein, which translates to MAEPEKLIPKHGGYRRLKGFQVAQLVYDVTVRFCDRYIDTRSRAHDQMVQAARSGVQNIAEGSQASGTSKKFELKLTSVARASIEELKLDYEDFLRQRSLPEWPQNDARRAALIDRRPKTADEVAEWVVEVKRGSCGHSGQDGQSGLATSQPSTQSTTSTPSTLSPSYPEIAANGALALITVACSLLNRQIASLEKAFVQEGGFTERLYRVCVGRGAGL; encoded by the coding sequence ATGGCCGAGCCGGAAAAGCTGATACCAAAGCACGGCGGTTACCGTAGGCTCAAGGGCTTTCAGGTTGCGCAGCTCGTGTATGACGTGACCGTGCGGTTCTGCGACCGCTACATTGACACGCGCAGCCGCGCGCACGACCAAATGGTCCAAGCGGCGCGCAGCGGCGTCCAGAACATCGCCGAGGGCAGCCAAGCAAGCGGCACGTCGAAAAAGTTCGAGCTAAAACTAACCAGCGTCGCCCGCGCGAGCATCGAGGAACTAAAGCTCGACTATGAGGATTTCCTGCGTCAACGCTCGCTGCCCGAGTGGCCGCAGAACGACGCTCGGCGGGCGGCATTGATCGACCGGCGGCCTAAGACGGCGGATGAGGTGGCGGAATGGGTGGTTGAGGTCAAGAGAGGGTCGTGTGGACATAGTGGACAAGATGGACAGAGTGGACTGGCCACCTCACAACCGTCCACCCAGTCCACAACGTCCACCCCGTCCACTCTTAGTCCCTCTTACCCCGAGATCGCCGCCAACGGCGCCCTCGCCCTGATCACCGTCGCCTGCAGCCTCCTCAACCGCCAGATCGCCTCCCTCGAAAAAGCCTTCGTCCAAGAAGGCGGATTTACTGAGCGGCTGTACCGCGTCTGCGTTGGTCGAGGTGCGGGATTATAG
- a CDS encoding HigA family addiction module antidote protein: protein MIRVPKNRRVTHPGEMLREEFLAPMGITQQALADAIRVPFQRVNEIIGGKRGLTPSTALRLAKFFDMSPGFWLNLQMVYDLQQAETKESDILKTIRRAPSLQKA, encoded by the coding sequence ATGATCAGAGTTCCAAAGAATCGTCGCGTGACGCATCCGGGAGAGATGCTGAGAGAGGAATTTCTTGCCCCGATGGGAATAACGCAGCAGGCACTCGCCGACGCCATCCGTGTCCCATTCCAACGCGTCAATGAGATCATAGGCGGCAAACGCGGCCTCACGCCCAGCACTGCATTGCGGCTGGCGAAATTCTTCGATATGTCGCCCGGATTCTGGCTCAATCTGCAAATGGTCTATGACCTGCAGCAGGCCGAAACCAAAGAGTCCGACATCCTAAAAACCATCCGCCGAGCGCCCTCACTCCAAAAGGCCTGA
- a CDS encoding type II toxin-antitoxin system RelE/ParE family toxin has translation MIRSFADRATEDIFDGRNSAEARRALPRDLWKLAGRKLDQINVAVALDDLKVPPGNRLEALRGDRRGQYSIRINDQYRICFQWDEGEAIAVEIADYH, from the coding sequence ATGATAAGGTCGTTTGCCGACAGAGCGACGGAAGATATTTTTGACGGGCGAAACTCGGCGGAGGCGAGACGGGCACTGCCGCGTGACCTGTGGAAACTGGCCGGTCGAAAGCTCGACCAGATCAACGTCGCCGTCGCGTTGGACGATCTGAAAGTGCCGCCGGGCAACCGGCTCGAAGCACTACGCGGCGACCGTCGCGGGCAATACAGCATTCGGATCAACGACCAGTACCGAATTTGCTTCCAATGGGATGAGGGAGAAGCTATTGCCGTAGAGATCGCAGATTATCACTAG